From Elusimicrobiaceae bacterium, a single genomic window includes:
- a CDS encoding zinc ABC transporter substrate-binding protein → MKKLFILFVLLIAVGGICWWYFAGEVGPQGPVKPSIDGEKLHVVVSGYVPYSLTREIAGEQAELTMLVPAGTEAHSFEPTPGAIIAVEKADLFVYVSQQVEPWVKDILQGLSGENALASGPVDTEDDPHVWMTPYGALSMAQRIEKALSKTDPAHKNYYKQNLRQFEKQIQQLHADFLDGLSQCKSRDLVHVGHLAFGNLADTYQLNLKALSGTSHQGEHSVLKLTGLVRFVRKNQLHAVFTEEMVSPQLAHTVAEETHVHILPLYTIEDVSKEDFEKGVSYETYMRRNLKNLQEGLQCQA, encoded by the coding sequence ATGAAAAAATTATTCATTCTTTTTGTTTTGCTCATAGCTGTAGGTGGAATTTGTTGGTGGTATTTTGCCGGCGAAGTCGGGCCGCAAGGCCCTGTGAAACCGTCTATCGACGGAGAAAAATTACACGTAGTCGTGTCCGGCTACGTCCCGTATTCGCTCACGCGTGAAATCGCCGGTGAGCAGGCTGAGCTGACTATGCTCGTGCCGGCCGGCACGGAAGCACACAGCTTTGAACCGACACCGGGGGCCATCATCGCCGTAGAAAAAGCGGATTTGTTTGTGTACGTATCGCAGCAAGTGGAGCCCTGGGTAAAGGATATTTTACAAGGATTGTCGGGTGAAAATGCCTTGGCGTCCGGTCCGGTAGATACCGAAGATGACCCGCATGTTTGGATGACTCCGTACGGCGCTTTATCTATGGCACAACGCATAGAGAAAGCCTTGTCCAAAACAGATCCGGCGCATAAAAATTACTACAAGCAAAATTTACGTCAATTCGAAAAACAAATTCAACAATTGCATGCCGATTTTTTGGACGGACTAAGCCAATGTAAAAGCCGCGACTTGGTGCATGTAGGGCACTTGGCTTTTGGCAATTTGGCCGATACCTATCAACTCAATCTAAAAGCCTTAAGCGGTACCAGTCATCAAGGGGAACACTCGGTGCTTAAGTTAACAGGCTTGGTGCGCTTTGTGCGCAAAAACCAGCTGCACGCGGTATTTACCGAAGAAATGGTTTCGCCGCAACTAGCGCATACGGTGGCGGAAGAAACACATGTACATATTTTGCCTTTATATACGATAGAAGACGTCAGTAAAGAAGATTTTGAAAAGGGCGTCAGCTACGAAACGTATATGCGCCGTAATCTGAAAAACTTGCAAGAGGGATTACAATGCCAAGCGTAA
- a CDS encoding metal ABC transporter ATP-binding protein, producing MPSVIHARGLRFKYNQTWVLEKVSFRVQAGDYVGVIGPNGGGKTTLLKLILGLEKGEGIIKLFGTPQDRFSDWKKIGYLAQKSPVSQARFPISVEEVVLMGLCYDTVHKEATAENLQAVHQALQLTHTQDLAHRIFSNLSIGQQQRVLLARALVSRPELLILDEPSTALDAGSREMFFALLGELNQKHGVTILLITHDTGEVGKYISKFMYIDRELVFFGDKEQFCHSQKVAEKLGPFAQHMMDHLHDDHGACPLGMHCVHGHDLQHCTGAHHD from the coding sequence ATGCCAAGCGTAATTCATGCCCGTGGCTTGCGTTTCAAATATAATCAAACATGGGTGTTGGAAAAGGTTTCTTTTCGCGTGCAAGCGGGCGATTATGTGGGTGTAATCGGCCCTAACGGCGGCGGGAAAACCACTTTGCTGAAACTGATTTTAGGTTTGGAAAAAGGCGAAGGTATCATTAAACTCTTTGGCACGCCGCAGGACCGATTTTCGGATTGGAAAAAGATAGGTTATTTAGCACAAAAAAGTCCTGTTTCGCAGGCGCGTTTTCCTATTTCTGTCGAAGAAGTGGTGCTTATGGGGTTGTGTTACGATACCGTGCACAAAGAAGCTACGGCAGAAAATTTACAAGCTGTTCATCAAGCCCTGCAACTGACCCACACGCAAGATTTAGCTCACCGAATTTTTTCAAATTTATCTATCGGTCAACAACAACGGGTACTGCTGGCGCGTGCTTTGGTAAGCCGGCCGGAACTGCTGATTTTGGACGAACCTTCCACCGCTTTGGATGCCGGTAGCCGTGAGATGTTTTTTGCACTGCTGGGGGAGTTGAACCAAAAACACGGCGTCACCATTTTGCTCATCACGCACGATACGGGCGAGGTCGGCAAATATATCTCTAAATTTATGTATATCGACCGAGAGCTGGTGTTCTTTGGCGATAAAGAGCAATTTTGCCACTCTCAAAAAGTAGCCGAAAAGTTAGGCCCTTTTGCCCAACATATGATGGATCATTTACACGATGACCACGGGGCTTGTCCGCTGGGAATGCATTGTGTACACGGTCATGATTTACAGCATTGCACAGGAGCACATCATGATTAG
- a CDS encoding metal ABC transporter permease: MISEFLSYGFVQRGLVAGSLVALVCALLGVFLVLKRLSLIGDGLSHVCLTGVALGLLTNTSPLYMSMPVVLLASLGILQIMEKIKVYGDAAIGIVSAAGLAVGILLTALAGGFNADLFGFLFGSILTVARTEVFACALLFVALVGFLLFFYRDLLAASFDEAFARTRGVAVKRLQTGLILFTSLAIVLALKVVGIFLVSALIVLPPVTALLLARTFKQVLCIACMAGLASVWGGVYLSFLFNIPSGATIILLNVGFLLLAYGWSKLRSTYAR; encoded by the coding sequence ATGATTAGCGAATTTTTAAGTTATGGTTTTGTGCAAAGAGGACTGGTAGCCGGGTCTTTGGTGGCGTTGGTGTGTGCATTACTGGGAGTATTTTTAGTACTCAAGCGATTGTCTTTGATTGGGGACGGACTTAGCCATGTGTGTTTGACCGGGGTGGCACTCGGATTGTTAACAAACACCAGTCCGTTGTATATGTCGATGCCGGTGGTATTGTTGGCTTCGTTGGGCATTTTGCAAATTATGGAAAAAATTAAAGTCTATGGAGATGCGGCCATCGGTATTGTTAGTGCGGCGGGACTGGCTGTCGGGATTTTACTGACGGCGCTTGCCGGTGGATTTAATGCAGATTTATTCGGCTTTTTATTTGGCAGTATTTTAACAGTGGCGCGTACCGAGGTGTTTGCGTGCGCATTATTATTTGTGGCTTTAGTTGGATTTTTGTTGTTTTTCTATCGTGATTTATTAGCGGCCAGTTTTGATGAAGCTTTTGCCCGTACCCGCGGCGTAGCTGTTAAACGTTTGCAGACAGGACTTATTTTGTTTACGTCGCTGGCTATTGTGCTGGCGCTGAAAGTGGTAGGAATTTTCTTAGTGTCTGCGCTGATTGTATTACCGCCGGTAACGGCGCTGTTGCTGGCCCGTACCTTTAAGCAAGTATTATGTATAGCGTGTATGGCGGGACTGGCCAGCGTGTGGGGAGGCGTATATTTATCTTTCTTGTTTAATATCCCGTCGGGCGCAACGATTATTTTGCTCAATGTAGGCTTCTTATTGTTGGCCTATGGGTGGAGTAAACTACGGAGCACGTATGCCCGCTAA
- the nth gene encoding endonuclease III, with the protein MPAKKDVLPLIKALKKLYPEHIIPLHHKSAWELLCAVILSAQCTDARVNTITPHLFKKYPTVYDLAKAKLPDVEKIIHSAGFYHSKALSLIEMSKRICEVYGGEVPQNMDDLLTLRGVARKTANVMLGDYFKKPAGIVVDTHVKRLAFRLGLTRQTDPVKIEQDLTKIIPYEYWGWIAIALILHGRSICPARKPQCEKCTLASMCSRKITK; encoded by the coding sequence ATGCCCGCTAAGAAAGATGTTTTGCCTTTGATTAAGGCACTCAAAAAATTATACCCTGAACATATTATTCCGCTACATCATAAAAGTGCATGGGAGCTGTTGTGCGCGGTCATTTTATCGGCACAATGTACCGATGCGCGCGTGAACACCATTACTCCGCATTTATTCAAGAAATATCCTACTGTGTACGATTTGGCTAAAGCCAAATTGCCCGACGTGGAAAAAATCATCCATTCGGCCGGGTTTTACCATAGCAAAGCGCTGTCGCTAATAGAAATGTCCAAGCGTATTTGTGAGGTGTATGGCGGAGAGGTGCCTCAAAATATGGATGATTTGCTTACCCTGCGCGGTGTGGCGCGCAAGACGGCCAATGTGATGCTGGGGGATTATTTCAAGAAGCCTGCCGGCATTGTGGTGGATACACACGTCAAACGTCTGGCCTTTCGGTTAGGGCTGACGCGACAAACAGACCCCGTGAAGATTGAACAGGATTTAACAAAAATTATTCCCTATGAGTACTGGGGATGGATTGCCATTGCGCTTATTTTACACGGGCGTAGTATATGTCCGGCCCGCAAACCGCAATGTGAGAAGTGTACATTAGCGAGTATGTGTTCCAGAAAAATAACAAAATAA
- a CDS encoding prepilin-type N-terminal cleavage/methylation domain-containing protein: MNQRAFTLIELLVVVLIIGILSAIALPQYTRAVEKSRAAEALILVRSIADANRRYYMANGEYTWDLADLDIEVRGEDSTYGNMARKQSKSFQYGARATSKTDTTGVIGIGNRLPADSYYSLRIFSDKSGVYCRGYVAAGEEICKALSGKSTKVDGTYYVIN, translated from the coding sequence ATGAATCAACGCGCATTTACATTAATAGAATTGCTGGTGGTGGTCTTAATTATCGGGATCTTATCTGCCATTGCTTTGCCGCAATATACTCGTGCGGTAGAGAAGTCTCGCGCGGCTGAAGCTTTGATATTAGTTCGTTCTATTGCAGATGCCAACAGGCGTTATTATATGGCTAATGGGGAATATACATGGGATTTGGCTGATTTGGATATTGAAGTCCGCGGTGAAGATTCCACCTACGGCAATATGGCTCGTAAACAGAGCAAGTCTTTTCAATATGGCGCACGTGCAACTAGTAAAACCGATACAACCGGCGTAATCGGAATTGGCAATAGATTGCCGGCAGACTCTTATTATTCCTTGCGTATTTTTTCAGATAAATCCGGTGTTTATTGTCGCGGATATGTAGCGGCAGGTGAAGAAATTTGCAAAGCGTTAAGTGGTAAATCTACTAAAGTAGATGGCACCTATTATGTCATTAATTAA
- a CDS encoding sodium ion-translocating decarboxylase subunit beta — protein MDIMQALTQIWQTTGLYAICWQQLVMIAVCCFLLWLGIKKQFEPLLLIPIAFGGLLANIPMPPGEAIAGPNGFLGIIFNFGINSGLFPLFIFMAVGAMTDFGPLIANPKMALLGGAAQFGIFATLIGAIGLSYIYIGDKQIFAFGLKEAASIGIIGGADGPTSIYLTSRLAPQLLGSIAVAAYSYMALVPVIQPPIMKLLTTPEERKIRMTQLRTVSKREKILFPLAILLLCVFLLPSAAPLIGCLTFGNLVKESGVAERLSKTLQNEFCNIVTILLGLSVGSKLQYDHFLVTETLGILVLGIIAFSVATASGVLLAKLMNAFSKTKINPLIGSAGVSAVPMAARVSNKVGLEYDKNNYLLMHAMGPNVAGVIGSAVAAGVLLALLGK, from the coding sequence ATGGACATCATGCAAGCATTAACTCAAATTTGGCAAACCACAGGTTTGTATGCCATTTGCTGGCAACAACTGGTGATGATTGCGGTCTGCTGTTTTCTGCTTTGGCTCGGGATTAAAAAACAGTTTGAACCGCTCTTGTTAATCCCTATTGCTTTTGGTGGATTACTGGCCAACATTCCCATGCCGCCGGGCGAAGCGATTGCCGGTCCGAACGGCTTTTTGGGTATTATCTTTAACTTCGGTATCAACTCTGGCTTATTCCCGCTGTTTATCTTTATGGCAGTGGGAGCCATGACCGATTTTGGTCCGTTAATTGCTAACCCGAAAATGGCTTTGTTGGGCGGAGCGGCACAGTTTGGTATTTTTGCCACGCTGATTGGCGCAATTGGTTTGTCTTATATTTACATTGGCGACAAACAAATTTTCGCCTTCGGGCTTAAAGAAGCGGCCTCTATTGGTATTATCGGCGGGGCGGACGGTCCGACGTCTATTTATTTAACCTCGCGTCTGGCACCGCAACTATTGGGTTCTATTGCCGTGGCGGCCTATTCCTATATGGCACTAGTGCCGGTGATTCAACCGCCGATTATGAAGCTGCTGACCACCCCCGAAGAACGCAAAATCCGCATGACGCAACTGCGCACAGTTTCCAAACGGGAAAAGATTTTATTCCCGTTGGCTATTTTGTTATTATGCGTTTTCTTGTTGCCTTCTGCCGCGCCGCTTATCGGTTGTTTGACATTTGGGAATCTGGTCAAAGAATCCGGCGTAGCGGAACGGTTGTCTAAAACCTTGCAAAACGAATTTTGCAATATCGTTACGATTTTGCTCGGTTTATCAGTCGGCTCCAAGTTGCAATATGACCATTTCTTAGTGACCGAAACACTTGGTATTTTGGTACTGGGCATTATTGCTTTCTCCGTGGCGACCGCGTCCGGTGTATTACTGGCCAAACTGATGAACGCCTTTAGTAAAACTAAAATCAATCCGCTCATTGGTTCTGCCGGAGTATCAGCCGTACCGATGGCCGCGCGTGTATCCAATAAAGTCGGCTTGGAATATGACAAAAATAATTACCTGCTCATGCATGCTATGGGCCCCAACGTCGCCGGCGTGATTGGCAGTGCAGTAGCGGCCGGTGTGCTCTTGGCACTACTGGGAAAATAA
- a CDS encoding OadG family protein, producing MSESLLGQSLSITVIGMSVVFVFLLILVALMNGMSLLVQALEKYFPQAVAQTALPAGNNQTLVAIAIAAAKRFQSK from the coding sequence ATGAGTGAAAGTTTATTAGGACAAAGCCTCAGCATTACCGTAATTGGTATGTCTGTTGTGTTTGTCTTTTTGCTTATTTTGGTAGCACTGATGAACGGCATGAGTTTATTAGTGCAAGCATTGGAAAAATATTTTCCGCAGGCAGTGGCCCAAACGGCTTTGCCTGCCGGCAATAATCAAACCTTGGTGGCCATTGCTATTGCGGCCGCTAAAAGATTTCAATCTAAATAA
- a CDS encoding biotin--[acetyl-CoA-carboxylase] ligase, protein MRIFRFDELDSTNTYAKRNCSLLTDRTVICARRQTAGRGRLNRTWLSQEGGLYFSVVLKPQKTDFLANLTQLMALSVCKSIQALGVPAHLKWPNDVLVNDKKLCGILSEAVTVQNTFQALVLGVGINVRQKDLSHVGQPAVSLAELSINTEEEILLHQILDCFFASYETVLLNGFSVIRTDYLKVFPYIGKQVEIRHGINPAHGTVQTISPNGELVLQTATGQAIISIGDMCL, encoded by the coding sequence ATGCGGATTTTTCGTTTTGACGAGTTAGATTCTACCAACACCTACGCCAAACGTAATTGTTCTTTATTAACTGATCGTACCGTTATTTGTGCCCGCCGCCAAACCGCCGGTCGGGGCCGCCTCAACCGCACCTGGCTTTCACAAGAGGGCGGTTTATATTTTTCCGTGGTACTCAAACCCCAAAAGACCGATTTTCTGGCAAACTTAACGCAGTTAATGGCCTTGTCGGTATGTAAAAGCATACAGGCACTGGGGGTACCTGCCCACTTGAAATGGCCCAATGATGTACTGGTAAATGACAAAAAATTATGTGGGATTTTAAGCGAGGCAGTAACGGTACAAAATACATTTCAAGCGCTGGTATTAGGAGTAGGCATCAATGTACGTCAAAAAGACCTAAGCCACGTCGGACAACCCGCTGTTTCGCTGGCAGAACTGAGCATAAACACCGAGGAAGAAATCCTTTTGCATCAGATTTTAGATTGCTTTTTTGCTTCCTATGAAACGGTCCTGCTAAACGGGTTTTCCGTGATTCGTACTGATTATTTGAAGGTTTTTCCTTATATCGGTAAACAGGTAGAAATCCGACATGGAATAAACCCCGCACACGGTACAGTACAAACGATTTCGCCCAACGGAGAGCTGGTGTTGCAAACAGCTACCGGGCAAGCAATTATTTCGATAGGAGATATGTGTCTATGA
- a CDS encoding 4-hydroxythreonine-4-phosphate dehydrogenase PdxA, whose amino-acid sequence MTKPVILISAGDPLGIGPEVTVKALQHPSLRRVCTPIIIGEINSLRAVGWTEKLAPLIALESALPKPHRIGPSAWGGTLSFKAVQLACKLAAQRQAAVVTAPISKQSWALAGVPFTGHTEFLRKYYGPNALMMFVSGKLCCGLVSEHFAIGDLPTLLTRQKIVQAARLLHAALQQRGHKKPLIALSGLNPHNGDNGQFGREEITRILPAVRSLRQEGLSVQGPFPIDSLWTKHLHGQFDGILCMYHDQALLGLKLAAREPIVHITAGLQITRTSPTHGTAFDISGQNKADPSSMIAAILEAVH is encoded by the coding sequence ATGACAAAACCAGTAATACTAATCAGCGCCGGCGATCCGTTAGGCATCGGCCCGGAAGTAACTGTGAAGGCCTTGCAACACCCGTCCCTGCGGCGGGTCTGTACGCCAATTATCATAGGAGAAATAAATTCTTTGCGTGCGGTCGGTTGGACCGAAAAATTAGCCCCACTGATAGCGCTGGAATCCGCCCTGCCAAAACCACATCGGATTGGTCCGTCCGCTTGGGGAGGAACCCTCTCTTTCAAAGCCGTACAACTGGCCTGTAAATTAGCCGCTCAGCGTCAAGCCGCTGTGGTTACAGCTCCTATTTCGAAGCAAAGCTGGGCCTTGGCAGGTGTTCCTTTTACGGGGCATACTGAATTCTTGCGCAAGTATTACGGACCAAATGCCCTGATGATGTTTGTCAGCGGAAAATTATGTTGCGGGCTGGTTAGCGAGCATTTTGCCATCGGCGATTTGCCGACCTTACTGACCCGCCAAAAAATTGTCCAAGCAGCCCGTCTCTTGCACGCCGCTTTACAACAACGCGGGCATAAAAAACCTCTGATTGCGCTAAGTGGTCTTAATCCGCACAATGGAGATAATGGCCAATTCGGCCGCGAAGAAATTACACGCATTCTGCCGGCAGTTCGTAGCCTGCGACAAGAAGGTCTTTCGGTGCAAGGTCCTTTCCCCATTGACAGTCTATGGACCAAACACCTGCACGGTCAATTTGATGGCATTTTATGCATGTACCATGACCAGGCTCTTTTGGGTCTTAAACTGGCCGCCCGAGAACCTATCGTACATATCACCGCCGGACTGCAAATCACACGCACCTCTCCTACGCATGGCACTGCTTTTGACATCTCTGGCCAAAACAAGGCCGATCCCAGCAGTATGATTGCCGCCATTTTAGAAGCGGTTCATTGA
- a CDS encoding SurA N-terminal domain-containing protein, which translates to MNNTTKCWLPILGLCLAIGAQAKVMDSSVATVNGQPILASEYDNYCQNVIEQYKANAPQVLEQPYATDLLCKEVLKDLISKELLSQAAQEAKVQVKDSELEEGLTEIKNRFIIDEKGQQDPKGAEKRFNEALKKQHMTLKSYKEKIKKEIAVKKLLETQIQSTVKPVEEKDVKGLYDDVQAVLKKQTKTLKKLEKENPARLQEAQAIAAKLAQLTAEQVRVGHIYLAVTKDMSAEEAKKKEELAKQIKKELDGGMEFSAAVKKYTEDQAALASGGDMILIKGIAPKEIDAAAFTLAVGKVSAPIKTEVGWHILKIKEKRAKKDVSYEDIAKDLGQYLAQQKIQIAMMEYVNGLADKADIKVTKTFEVDKEIEKAVAARAAEDAKKEAAEEKK; encoded by the coding sequence ATGAACAACACAACTAAATGCTGGCTGCCCATTTTGGGCCTCTGCTTGGCCATCGGCGCACAAGCAAAAGTGATGGATTCTTCCGTTGCTACGGTCAACGGCCAACCGATTTTGGCCTCCGAATATGACAATTATTGTCAAAACGTCATAGAACAATATAAAGCCAATGCGCCTCAGGTGCTCGAGCAACCCTATGCTACAGACTTGTTATGCAAAGAAGTGCTCAAAGATTTAATTTCTAAAGAATTACTTTCTCAAGCCGCTCAAGAGGCTAAAGTGCAGGTGAAAGATTCTGAATTAGAAGAAGGTTTGACTGAAATAAAAAACCGCTTTATCATCGACGAAAAAGGACAACAAGATCCGAAAGGTGCAGAAAAACGCTTTAATGAAGCGCTTAAAAAACAGCACATGACCTTGAAGTCTTATAAAGAAAAAATCAAAAAAGAAATTGCGGTTAAGAAATTATTGGAAACCCAAATTCAAAGCACGGTTAAACCGGTAGAAGAAAAAGATGTAAAAGGACTGTATGACGATGTACAAGCGGTACTGAAAAAACAGACCAAGACTTTGAAAAAATTGGAAAAAGAAAATCCGGCCCGTTTGCAAGAAGCCCAAGCAATTGCCGCCAAACTAGCCCAACTTACCGCCGAACAAGTGCGGGTAGGACATATTTATTTAGCTGTGACAAAAGATATGTCTGCCGAAGAAGCCAAGAAAAAAGAAGAATTGGCAAAACAAATCAAAAAGGAACTGGACGGCGGCATGGAATTTTCTGCCGCAGTTAAAAAATACACCGAAGACCAAGCGGCTTTGGCCAGCGGCGGCGATATGATTTTAATTAAGGGCATTGCTCCCAAAGAAATTGATGCCGCAGCCTTTACCTTGGCCGTAGGTAAAGTAAGCGCACCCATCAAAACCGAGGTAGGTTGGCATATCTTAAAGATCAAAGAAAAGAGAGCCAAAAAAGATGTCTCCTACGAAGATATTGCGAAAGACTTGGGCCAATACTTGGCTCAACAAAAAATCCAAATAGCTATGATGGAGTATGTCAATGGCTTAGCGGACAAAGCAGATATCAAAGTAACCAAAACTTTTGAAGTAGATAAAGAAATTGAAAAAGCAGTCGCGGCCCGCGCAGCGGAAGACGCCAAAAAAGAAGCTGCTGAAGAGAAAAAATAA
- a CDS encoding peptidylprolyl isomerase has product MRVFYIVFILLGMLAACDKPQSPVLPQTPQTQSTPPQEEVLAWVEEDPITQQQVAFRLQQLDQEDVNFAQSQTGQRHFLQLLIREKLASLDARAKQLDKSDEYTRALADKRAQLQEIYQQYAEQLLLHLWEDQLRQTGILNISDEEIAAYHKKYPYEMTIKQLILDDAQTAEEVWRQLKSSKSRWKELENRYSIAPQQSKRKEISFMPGEFIPELEVIAANSAVGSVQGFVKTSQGFHIIMKTKERRLSLQEAAPRIRSVLEQQKMDALLQDLQTKYKVIIYEQHN; this is encoded by the coding sequence ATGAGAGTTTTTTACATTGTTTTTATCCTGCTTGGGATGCTAGCGGCCTGCGATAAACCACAATCGCCCGTTTTACCCCAAACACCTCAAACACAGAGCACCCCTCCGCAAGAAGAAGTGCTGGCTTGGGTGGAAGAAGATCCTATTACTCAGCAACAAGTAGCCTTTCGCTTGCAACAATTAGACCAGGAGGATGTGAATTTTGCACAAAGCCAAACGGGTCAACGCCATTTTCTCCAATTACTCATCCGTGAAAAATTAGCCTCTTTAGATGCCCGTGCCAAACAGTTGGACAAATCGGATGAATATACGCGAGCCTTGGCTGATAAACGCGCACAATTACAAGAAATTTATCAACAATATGCCGAACAATTACTCCTGCATTTATGGGAAGATCAACTTCGCCAAACCGGCATATTAAACATTAGTGACGAAGAAATTGCGGCTTATCACAAAAAGTATCCGTATGAGATGACGATTAAACAATTAATTTTGGATGATGCCCAAACCGCCGAAGAAGTATGGCGCCAACTTAAGTCTTCCAAAAGTCGTTGGAAGGAATTAGAAAACCGTTATTCCATCGCTCCGCAACAAAGCAAAAGAAAAGAAATCTCTTTTATGCCCGGAGAATTTATACCGGAACTGGAAGTCATTGCCGCCAATTCTGCGGTAGGGAGCGTACAAGGATTTGTCAAAACATCCCAAGGATTTCATATAATAATGAAAACAAAGGAACGGCGTCTTTCTTTACAAGAAGCCGCTCCGCGCATTCGCAGCGTACTGGAACAACAAAAAATGGATGCGCTGTTGCAGGACTTACAAACAAAATACAAGGTGATTATTTATGAACAACACAACTAA